Genomic window (Desulforapulum autotrophicum HRM2):
CTTTTGAAGTTCATGGCGGGCCAGGGCCACGGAATGGCTGACCATGCCGTGGTCGTAGAGTTTAAGACTGGCCACAAGCCCGATCTCGGCGGACGGGTCCTGGTTTTCAGGTTCAAACTTGTGGGCGCTGCCCACCAGGGCCACGGTGGGCAGATGGCCACTGCGGGCCAGGGCCACCTGATCTTCGGCCATGCGGATTTTGGCATCCATGGCAGCAAGCTCAGGACGGCGGGCCAGGGCCTCTTGTACCAGGGCATCAAGGCTGCCCGGCAACGATCCCAGGGGTGGCTGCCCTCCAAAGGTGTACCGGGTGGAAAGATCCACCCCCATGGTAAAGTTGAGGGCGGTTCTGGCAAGGGCGAAATTGTTGGTTGCAAGGAGTTGCTGCTGTTTCAGGTCGGCCAGTTTTTCCCTGGCCCGGAGTACGTCCAGCCGGGGCACGGTTTCCATGAGGTGATAGGCTTCGGCCTCGTTTACGTGGATCACCATGCTGGCCACTGCATCGTCCAGGGCACGGGTCATCTGCCGGGTAAGCAGAACCGTGAAATATGCCTTTTTAACGGCCAGGGCCAGGTCCTGGTCCGCTGTTTTCAGGTCATGCCTTGCACTGTCCCGCCCGGCCTCGGCCATTTTTTTAACGGCAGTCAGCCGGCCACCCGTGTAAACCGGCTGGGTCAGTTCCACGGCCATGCCGTAATAGGTACGGCTGTCATCTGGCATGTCCAACGTCGAAATCTGGCCCGATGTCAAGGCGGACAGGGCGTTGTTCAGCTGGACCAGCCCCTCTTCCAATTGCACCAGGGAAGGCTGATCGTCGTAGCGGTAGATGCCACCGTCAAGGGTCACCACGGGGCCGAATGCCGAAAGGGCCTGACCCACCCGGTCCTGGGCCATGTCCACATCAGCTGTGGCAAGTTTACGGGACAGGCTATTTTCCATGGCGATTTCAACGGCCCGGTCTGCAGTCAATTCCGGGGGGCTGTCGGCCACGGCCGGGCAGGTAGTGCCCAGGGCAAAGACCAGAACGGCAAGAACAATGGTGCAAATATGTTTCATGGGGTATTTCATCTCATTTTTAACAGGAAGCTGTCGTCGCTTCCAGGGGTTTTGCCGTAAGGCGGTACCAGTCATCCTGTTCAACCAGAATTTTGCCGTTAACCTGCCTTAACCCAATCCAGTATTCAGCCGTGGACTGGGCCTCAACCGATGCAAAGATGGGGACAAATCCAGCCTTTGCACATTGATCGATAAGGGTCTGCTGATTCTCAGGGTCAATTTGACCGGCTTCATCAATGTAGGCTGGGATGTTGAGCATCTGGTTCTGTTTGACGTGCAGGATCCGACTGAGCAGCATGACATTCAGGACAACCTTTACGGTAAGGTCTGTGCCCGTTGACTGGATACTGGTACTTCCAAAACTTTTTACTTCTTTACCGTTTTCAAGCTGAACCAGAATACCAAGGTTGAAAAGGTTCGGCAGGGAGATTTTCACCCCCTTTTTATCGATCAGCTCGTTAAATCTCTGCACAACCCTGTAAATATCTTTGTCTCCGCCGAAAATGGAATCTTCGTTTATCAAAGTGTTAATGATGCTTAAAATATTATTGTTCTCATCTACCACAAACTCAATTTTATTGATATTGGAAATCTGGTGTTTGTTCATGTCCCGGTTAAATCGTTTGATTTCATATACAAATTCATGGAACTGATCTTTCAGATTCTTGAGCATGGCCCCGAGCTGACGGGTGGCAGCTGTTTCATTTCTCTTGAGGACGGTTTCATAGTTGTTTATGCTCTCCTCGTTGGTATTGTCCTCAAATTCTTTGATTCTGGCCGGAATATCCCTGCCTGAGGCAAATCGATTGCCGCCCCTGAGCTCTATGTTTACAAGACACTGGTCAATTCTGGCTCGAATGTCTGAAATCGCCTCTCGTTTAACCACATAGGCATTGATTAAGGTTTCAATGTTGATACCGTCCATGTCAAGGACCGGTTCCCTGTCCAGGGCTGTATTGCCTTCAAGGTTTTTCACGATTAAAACCCGCTGCCGTTCAGCCTCCATTTTTAGAAGCGCGGCCTGGCTTTTTTCTATTTCAAACCGGTCGCCTGTGATCCTTTTATTCAGCAGCGCACTCTGATCCTCATTGTCCTTCATTCGATCGACAACAAGTTTCAGCTCGCTTTGTGCCTCGGCCAATTGTGCTTCAAGCCGGGGTTTTTCCTGTTTTTCCCTTAAAAAGGCCTTGTAGCCCTCAAGCTCGTTGCTCTGTTCCCGGATGGTCAGGTCAAGATTTTTCTTCTCTCGTTCCTTTTGCTGGTAGTTCTTTGCAACATCCAGGGTTTTCACCAGCTCGGCCTTATCTTTTTGAACGAGCGCCAGGTTTTGTTTGATCCGGTCATGGTTGAAATAATCATCAATATCAACGGAGGCAACACGGTTCAGATCAATCCGTATGTTTCCATCATTGTAGATCCCCTTGGCACACCGCTGCAAAAGCTGCTGCAGTTGCCTGACAAGGCCGGGTTCATCGTGGATGCACAGATCCTGGTTCTCAAGGGAAAAAGCGGTTAAAATATCCTTGTTAAGAATCTTCATGAGCATCTGAATATCTTCCGGTCCAAAGTGTTTTTTAAGCACAAACAGCAGGTTTGATCGAATGTTCGTTAACTGGGATTCAAATCCGGCAATCTCTTTTTGAACGGATTTGATTTTCTGCTCTATTCTCTTAACCGGATCCACCGTTGATTTTCCAAGCTCAAGAACCAGGCTGTCCCGTTGATCCTCCAGCAGGGCAATTTTCTGGACACAGACGTCAACACCGGG
Coding sequences:
- a CDS encoding AAA family ATPase gives rise to the protein MTAKISYGIRRLVLLNTESYSLGDFPLDKPLSISATNNVGKSTAINALQFPFLCNYRDMVFPKDYKQTLKYYFPYENSYVLSEVLTETGTFVVGAAGKGPLSGHEYQLFAIKKELNLEDFLMDATGGAGKKVRTLDQVEQHLGLADHWVKRLKPKQMQDALIGKEITIQGNEKFSIGVFRLKSMTDKNYRLFINVFKNLLHMNDFNMEEVKMFLINSLLPSWESVSYDFMSEYKNFNESLERERDRIAAARSIAKEVQALVRLKADWDEGFEFLSSAFRRIEAGYEREREKKKTDLENMRFAHGEIENQINRIKADNEIQKTAYGRFFSQQEELGKRLAKLERKAAHYALFPGVDVCVQKIALLEDQRDSLVLELGKSTVDPVKRIEQKIKSVQKEIAGFESQLTNIRSNLLFVLKKHFGPEDIQMLMKILNKDILTAFSLENQDLCIHDEPGLVRQLQQLLQRCAKGIYNDGNIRIDLNRVASVDIDDYFNHDRIKQNLALVQKDKAELVKTLDVAKNYQQKEREKKNLDLTIREQSNELEGYKAFLREKQEKPRLEAQLAEAQSELKLVVDRMKDNEDQSALLNKRITGDRFEIEKSQAALLKMEAERQRVLIVKNLEGNTALDREPVLDMDGINIETLINAYVVKREAISDIRARIDQCLVNIELRGGNRFASGRDIPARIKEFEDNTNEESINNYETVLKRNETAATRQLGAMLKNLKDQFHEFVYEIKRFNRDMNKHQISNINKIEFVVDENNNILSIINTLINEDSIFGGDKDIYRVVQRFNELIDKKGVKISLPNLFNLGILVQLENGKEVKSFGSTSIQSTGTDLTVKVVLNVMLLSRILHVKQNQMLNIPAYIDEAGQIDPENQQTLIDQCAKAGFVPIFASVEAQSTAEYWIGLRQVNGKILVEQDDWYRLTAKPLEATTASC
- a CDS encoding TolC family protein, encoding MKHICTIVLAVLVFALGTTCPAVADSPPELTADRAVEIAMENSLSRKLATADVDMAQDRVGQALSAFGPVVTLDGGIYRYDDQPSLVQLEEGLVQLNNALSALTSGQISTLDMPDDSRTYYGMAVELTQPVYTGGRLTAVKKMAEAGRDSARHDLKTADQDLALAVKKAYFTVLLTRQMTRALDDAVASMVIHVNEAEAYHLMETVPRLDVLRAREKLADLKQQQLLATNNFALARTALNFTMGVDLSTRYTFGGQPPLGSLPGSLDALVQEALARRPELAAMDAKIRMAEDQVALARSGHLPTVALVGSAHKFEPENQDPSAEIGLVASLKLYDHGMVSHSVALARHELQKAKTARTQIERGIRLKVEQAFRNAQAARESVQVAQSSLVTAKETLEAARTRYQVGLSTSLERLDAEVSLTRARTNHIRALSMYNISVSELERALGKE